The stretch of DNA CAATATCAATGGCTACCAACTGGCCGACTTTCAAAATTTTCCGCAGATCTTCCATCACAACACACCTACCTGAAGTATTCGGCTACCCTGCTGAAAAAACCTTTCAACCCGTTATGCGGGTTAGGATGATATTCCTGTTTGGACATACTTGCCGCAATCGTCAGAATATCTTGCGAGGCAGGCGCATGAGGATACGTGAGGACCAGCGGAGATTGTTCATTAATGGCCTGTCCCACCTTGGGGTCTTCCCTGATGGGTCCAAGATAATCCAGCGAATACTTTAAAAAACGGTTGACCGCAATTTCCAGTTTTTTGTAAACCGCAACCCCCTCGGCGGCATCGATTATCCGGTTCACCACCAGTTTAACCCTGCCGTTATACCTCTGCTGCCTGATCGTTTTAATCATCCCATAGGCATCGGTCAGGGCCGTCGGTTCGCCTGTTGTCACAATAATTATCTCATCAGCCGCAAGGGCAAAACTCAGCACAGACTTGGAGAGTCCCGCACTGGCATCGATGATGAAAAAATCCGCTGTCCCGTCAAGATGGCTGAGTTTGGTGAGAAAATTTACCAGTTGCCACTCCTGCAGGTTGGCCAGCTCGTACATACCGGTACCGCCAGGAATAATCTTGATCCCTTTCGGGCCGTTGTAAATAACTTCCGAAACCGACTTTTCCCCCCTTATAACCTGGGAAAGGTTATAAGGAGGCGATATTCCAAGGATGACATCGATATTAGCCAGCCCAAGGTCAGCATCGAGCAGGATCACCTTTTGTCTGAACTCGGACAGGGCTAGCGATAGATTAACGGCAAAGCTGCTTTTTCCGACTCCGCCTTTTCCGCTGGCAATGGTAATCACCTTCGTGTGTTTTTCCTGCCCATCTATTTGCGCTTCCAAATCCTCTTTCATACTCTGGACAAGCAAACGCAAGCTATCGGCCTGGTTCTTCATACACGCTACTCCTTAATAAGCATCTGTACAAGTTTTATGGGATCGGCGATCTCTATGTCATCAGGGATGTTTTGCCCAATAGTGAAATAGGAAAGGGGGTATTTTGTCTTGCAGGCAATGTTGTATAGAGGACCAAAGAATGAAGTCTCGTCAAGTTTGGTGAAAATCAGCCGCGTTATCCCTAGATCCTGGTAAACATCAAGGATTTGCAGCAAATCCTGGTATTTGCTGGTAGCGGAAAGAGCTAAAAACACTTCATCCGGGTTGGCTATCTCCAGGTAATTATGTAGTTCTTCAATATGCAGGGCGTTTTTATGGCTTCTTCCCGCCGTATCTATAAAAATTATGTCACTGTCTGAGATTTCCATCAAGCACTCTTTCAACTGGTTAAGTGAATAAACCACGCTAACCGGAACATTCATTATTTCGCCAATGGTCTTCAACTGCTCGGGGGCTGCGATGCGGTAAGTATCAACAGTGACAAACGAAATCTTCTTCATCTCCACAATCGCGTACATGGCGGCCAGTTTGGCTATGGTAGTGGTTTTCCCGACACCCGTGGGACCGACCATGGCATAAACCTTGGGGATCCTGTACCTGCTTCTGTCGAAAACAACCGGTTTGCTCTTGTTCTTTATCGGCTTGAGAAGGTTGTTGAAAAAAATGCTGTTGACCTGTTCGTCAGGGATATTCGCATGCAGCGCCAGTTCCTGCATGGTGGCCTTTACCGTTTTTACGGCGATTTTTTCATCGACACCCTGTTTCTTCAGGCGGGCAAAAAGATTCTGCCCAAGTTTTGGAAAACGGGATATATGACCCGTGTTCTCTATCAGCCTGCTCATCTCTGACATTACTTTTTTCATTTCATCAAGTTCATATCCTGCCTGAATAGCTTCAGGTTCGGCTTCCCGGGCCAAGTTTTCCGCAGGTCTTCTGGCAGGCGGCAAGATGGACCTGCCCCCCTGTGTCCCCGGCGCAGCGTTCGTCTTGCCGGGCCTTGTATCAGAACCGCTATCGGCGGCAGCGGTAACTTCAACATAGTTCTTCTTAAACAGGCCCAGTATTCCTCCTTCTTTGAAATACCTGGTGTGGAGTATTACGGCATCTGTTCCCATTTCACTTTTGATTTTGGCCATGGCCTCCTGGATGTCACTGGCTACAAATCTCTTGACCCGCATCTATACCTTCACCATCCCCACCGACTCAATATCCAGGTTCGCAGGAATTTCGCTGTATGAAAGCACAGGAACCGCCGGCAAAACCTTTTCCAGCAGACGGCGCAGGGGAGAACGAACCGCCGGTGAAACCAGCACGACCACCTGTTTCCCCAGCATGCCGCTCTTTTCCAAAAAACCGGCTATTCGCCTGATAATTTCCTGGGCAGTCCCCGGTTCTATGGCTAAATAACTACCGTATTCCCCCGCCTGGATGCCGTTCTTTATTATTTCTTCAACCTTTGGATCCAGGGTAATGCAATAAATCTTACCCTCTTCGTCGGCATACAACTGCCCGATCTGCCGGGCCAGTTTCTGGCGCACATGTTCCGTCAGCACGTCAGGGTCCCTGGATATTGCGCCCCAGTCCCCAAGCGCTTCCATAATCGTGACCAGGTCCCTGATCGGTATCCGCTCTTTCAGCAGGTTGGACAGCACCTTATGCACCTCCGCCAGGGAAAGAATGCCAGGCACGACTTCTTCCACCACGGCGGGGTACTCCTTCTTCAAATTGTCCAGCAGGGTTTTGACATCCTGCCGGCTGATGATCTCGGCAGCATTGTTCTTTAAGAATTCCGTAATATGCGTGGCCAGCACCGCCGGAGGATCAACAACCGTGTACCCCGCCATTTCAGCTTCTTCTCGCAGCGTCTCACTGATCCAGAGGGCTGGCAGCCCAAAAGCGGGGTCTTTCGCTGCTATACCGGGTATATCCTTTTCCCCACCCATCGCCAGGTAATGGCCCATCATCACCTCTCCCCTGGCCTGGGGTACGCCTTTCAACTTTAATACGTAAGCATTCGGCGAAAGCTGGATATTGTCGCGTATCCTAACGGGAGGGATCACAATCCCCAGTTCCAGCGCGCACTGCCTGCGAATCATGACCACCCTGTCCAGCAGGTCTCCCCCTTGTTTTTCGTCGACCAGGGGAATCAACCCGTACCCCAGTTCCAGCTCGACGGGATCGACGTGCAGCAGGGCATAGACAGTATCAAGTTTTTTGTCTTCTTCCTGTTCTTTCTGGACCGCTTGCCGCGATTCAGCCTGTCTTGTCACCTGCCTGCTCCTATTTTGTGTGTAAGCCAGGAAAGCCAGACTTACTCCCAGGAACAGGAACGGCAGTTTGGGCAGGCCAGGCACAAGACCAAGAAAGACCAGCACTCCGGCTGTTATAGCCAGCAGTTTGGGTTCCGAAAAAACCTGTCTGGTCAAATCTTTACCCAGGCTGTAGTCGGAGGCGGCCCTGGTTACGATTATACCGGTGGCCGTGGAAAGAAGCAGCGCCGGAATCTGGGTGACAAGACCGTCCCCAACGGTAAGCAGCGTGTACGTTTGAGCGACTTCCCCGATCCCGCCCATTTTTCTTTGCAGCATGCCAACAGCCATGCCTCCCAGTATATTAATAACAGTGATAATTACACCGGCAATGGCGTCTCCTTTTACAAACTTGCTGGCGCCGTCCATGGCCCCGTAAAAATCAGCTTCCCGCTGGATCTTGTTTCTCCTCTGGCGGGCCTCTTCTTCAGTTATCAGGCCTGCATTAAGGTCAGCATCAATACTCATCTGCTTGCCAGGCATGGCGTCCAGGGTGAAACGGGCCGCCACTTCGGCCACTCTTTCGGCGCCCCTGGTAATGACAATAAACTGGATAACCACCAGGATTAAAAAAATGACAAATCCAACAAAGGGGTTGCCTCCCACCACAAACTGCCCGAACTGGCGGATCACCTGCCCGGCGTTGGCCTGCAGCAGTATCAAGCGGGTTGAGGATATATTCAAAGCCAGGCGGTACAGGGTCATAACCAGAAGCAGCGAGGGAAAGATTGAGAAATCCAGCGCTTCCTTGTTATACATGGAAACAAGCAGGATCACCACAGCACATGTGATGTTAAAAACAATCAAAACATCAAGCAGTGTGGGATGCAGGGGTATGATCATCAATAAAACGATGGATAGAATACCCAAGGTGATAATGACATCTATGTAACTGACAATCCTGCGAATAAGTGGAGAGGTTGACACGGACTATCCTCCTAATAACGTTTCTTCAGCCTGTAAACATGGGCGATCACTTCGGCTACAGCCTGATAGAGGTCTGCCGGGATGGCCATGTTGATTTCAACTCTTTTATACAATATCCAGGCCAGTGTTTTGTTCTCAACGACTGTCACCCCATGAGCCGAAGCGATTTCTTTTATCCTGGCGGCAAGGTGGTCCTGGCCTTTCGCCACCACCACGGGAGCATTCATCTCCTCCTCATATTTCAACGCAACCGCCACATGTGCAGGGTTGGTAATAACCACCGTTGCCCTGGGCACCTCCTGCATCATTCGCCTGGCAGCCAGCTGTCTCTGCCTTTCTCTTATTCTGGCCCTGAGCTGGGGGTCCCCTTCAATTGTTTTATACTCCTCTTTCACTTCCTGTTTGCTCATTTTTAAGGACTGCTCGTACTCATAGACCTGGTACGCATAGTCACCTAGGGCCAGTATAAAAAGCACCAGCAGGATCCGCCAGCTAACCGCGAAAGTGATATCTCCCAGGTAGGCCAGAGACGACTCAACGGGGAATCCCATCAACACCGACAGACCAGGCAGCTGTTTTCTCAGAAAACTTAAAGCCACGTATCCCACCAGCAGCGTCTTCAAAACCGACTTGACGAGTTCAATTACCGCCCGCTTGGAAAAAATGCGTTGGAATCCTCTGGCCGGGTTAAGCCTGTTTAAATCAAACTTAAGCGGTTCCGCTGTCAAGAGAAAGCCGACCTGTACCACATTCGACACCAACCCGGCTGCAAGCGCCACCAAAAGGACCGGCCCGGCCATTTTGGCCATAACGAGAACCGTCTCAAGAACCATAGCCTCCGCGCGTTCCACTGTCAAATCCGCGCTGCTGTATGAAAATATATGATAAAAGAACTTCTGAAAATCACGGGCCATCGCGGGAAACCATACCTGGAGCAAAAGCAGCGTGAGCGCAAGCACAGTAACGGTAACAATCTCGTTGCTCCTGGCTACCTGGCCTTTCTTGCGGGCTTCTTCTCTCCTGCGCGGAGTGGCCCTCTCCGTTTTTTCTCCGGCAAAAAGCTGCAGATTTAATCTCAAGGAACTCATTGTTTCATACCATCACATCAAGTATATGGTATAACTGCTTCACCATTTCGGCGATCAACGTATTCATCAGGTATATATAAAACGGTATTGCCGCAAGTAAAACGCCAAAACCCAGAAGTATCTTGGCGGGCATCCCCACCAAAAAGATATTCATCTGCGGTATGGTCCGCGACATTATCCCCATGATTAAGTCCGTAAAAAACAGTGCTGCCGCAACCGGTAAGGCGAGCTTGAAGCCGGTTGCAAAAACGCCGCCGAAATATGTGGTCAAAAGTGCGGCGAAATCCTTTTGAATTGACAGGCGGCCCACAGGTACGAGACTGTAGCTGTCAAACAGCGCCTGGATAAAAAGATGATGGCCGTTTACCTGTAAGAAGACGAGCAAGGCCAGGATGAATTTGAGGTTTCCCAGGATCGGAGCCTGTGTCCCGCTCAGCGGATCGATCACGTTCATAATCCCGAATCCCATCTGGACGTCAATAACCTCTCCCGCCAGCTGAACTGCGGCAAAGAAAAGCTGGGCTACCAGCGATAAAGCCAGGCCGGTGACAACTTCACTGGCAACGACAAGCAGGTAGGCCGCCGTACTGCCGGGGACATCGAAGTTTTCGCCGGCGCCAAGCTGCCATGCAGTAAGCGCCATAAATAGGATAAAGGCTGCCTTCCAGGTAACGGGAAGATTCTTAGTGCTGTATACAGGAGCGAAAGCGATCCCTCCAAGGCGCGCCAGCAATATGAAGAACTTGTCGCTTTCCTGTAACAAGGCGAAAAAGGTCTCCATTTTATCTCATCAAACCCGGAATGGTCTGAAAAAGTCCTTTGGTGAAACCGATAAGAAGATTAAGCATCCACGGTCCGAAAATAACGAGCATGACCAGGACCAGCACAATCTTGGGCACAAAAGTGAGGGTCTGTTCCTGGATCTGGGTGGTGGCTTGAAAGATACTGACCAGAAGGCCCACCAGCAGGCTCGTCCCCAAAAGCGGCGCGGAAAGAAGCAAAATCGTGTACACGGCTTCTCTGGCCAGGTAAATAATATAATCCTGTGACATGATAAGCAACACCCTTCTTGGTGAAATTCAAGTTCAGCGAAAACTGCTCACCAGCGTCTGCACAACCAGGTGCCATCCATCCACCAGGATGAAAAGAAGAAGTTTAAACGGCAAAGAGATCATCATCGGAGGGAGCATTAACATTCCCATGGACATGAGGGTACTTGCCACGACCATGTCAATGACAATAAACGGAATATAGATAATGAAACCTATCTGGAAAGCTGTTTTCAGCTCGCTGACGGCAAAAGCCGGGATCAAAGTTGAAGTCGGAATGTCTTCCTTGCTGTTTGGTTTGGGCAGTTTGGACAAGTTGACGAAAAGCGCCAGGTCGTTTTCCCGGGTCTGATTGAACATAAAAGTCCGCAAGGGCTCCATTGCCCTGTCAAAAGCCTCTTCCTGGGACATTTCCCCTTTCAGGTACGGTTGAATTGCTTCCTGGTTCATTTCCGACCAGACGGGGGCCATCGTAAAAAAGGTCAGGAACAGGGCCAGTCCTATAAGCACCTGGTTGGGGGGCATCTGCTGGGTCGCCAGCGCGTTTCTTAAAAAGGAAAGCACCACAATGATCCGCGTAAACGAGGTCATCAGGATCAGAATCGCCGGGGCAAGGCTTAAAACCGTGAGCAGGGCCAGCAATTGGAGGCTTAGAGCTATATCGCCCGGCTGGTCGGAAGCGCTCACTTCCAATCCTATCTTGGGAAGAGCTAACGGCGCCGCATAAACAACACCCCCCCAAAAAAGCGCCGCGAGAAGGAAGAGGACTATTAATATCCTTTTATTCACTGCCGTTTTCCCCTTCCTTAGCCCGGTGGAATAAACGATGGGTTTTCTCCAGCCGTTTATTAACCTCATCGCTGAGCTTTTGGCTGAGTTCCTTTTCAAACGTTTCCCGAGGCCTTTTTTCAGACCTGCCGAATATTCTATCTTTGAAAACCGCGGTTATGCCTGGTGGTATAAGCTGTTCGGATGCTTCCAGGGCGGCTTTTACGGCCTGCCATTCTTCATCATCCTGGTCAATCTCGAGAAGGACGCTCAGACCGCTTTCTCCAGCCGCCAAAACATAAACGCGCGAGAACACTTCCACCAGGTATAATCCCTTATTCGGTGCCAGTGCTTGGAAGTCGTATATGCGAATCCAGCCCGTTTTCTCCCGCTGCAGTTTCAACTGCAGCTTTTGATGTTTCCTGATGATTCGAAAAACCGCCAGAGTTAAAAGCAGTATCATGAGCAGGCTAATAACCAGGCGAAAGAAAAGGCCGGCCATGCTGGGTTGTAGCTGGGGTTGAAGTTCAGCGGCTTCTGTTTGAGCCGCTGCCGCAAGAGCATAAATAAAGCCTGCCATCTTCCTCACCCTAAAAGAGAGCTTTTTGTACTGCTTCCAACACCCTTTCCGGCTGGAACGGTTTAACTATAAAATCCCGTGCCCCGGCCTGGATGGCGTCAATAACCATGGCCTGCTGTCCCATCGCGCTGCACATAACTATCCTGGCGTTCTGGTCAATTCCCTTTATTCTCCTAACCGCTGAAATCCCATCCAGCTCGGGCATGGTAATATCCATGGTTACCAGGTCGGGTTTCAATTCCTTATACTTATCTACGGCCACCTGTCCGTTTTCCGCTTCACCCACAACTTCGTAGCCATTTTTCGTCAAGATATCTTTCAACATCATTCTCATAAACGCAGCGTCGTCCACTATCAGCACTCTCGGCATTCTCATATCCTCCTTTTTTCATCAACAAAGCTTTATCTTAAATTCTTTACCCTCTCCGCCGGTGAAATGATTTCCGTCACTCTCACTCCAAAGTTTTCGTCGATCACTACCACTTCTCCCTTGGCTAAAAGTTTCCCGTTTACCAAGATATCGGCCGGTTCGCCAGCCAGCTTGTCCAGTTCGATGATGGACCCTGTGGTCAGTTCCAGAATATCTTTTATCTTCCTTTGTGTTCTGCCCAACTCTACTGAAAGCTGAAGCCCGACATCAAGGATCAGGTTGAGGTTGGGCTGCCCACTTACCTGTGCCGGCTCCGGCGAGAACTGCTGGAATGCCGGGGGGCTCACTGTGACAGGGCTTTGCAACTTCTCTGTTTGGAATTCTCTCACTTCCATGAACTGAGACTGTTGATAGGGCATCGGTTCCGCCCGTCTTTCCGCAGGTTTTGCGGTTTTACCCGTAAATTCATTTTCGATCCCTTTATTAACTGCCTTGTCAGAAAAATCGTTTTTGGCCATTAGTTCTTTGTAAAGTTCTTTGGCAAATGACACAGGCATCAGCTGCATCATCTCGCTGTCGATCAGTCCTTGTATCACCACCTTGAAGGATATTTTCACAATAGTTTCCGTATCATCGAAAGCGAAGTGATAATTTTTCATTTCATACAAATCCAGCGTTGGCGGTGATATATCAATGCGCTTGTTCAGTATCTGGGACAGCGAAGTGCAGGAGGTCCCCATCATCTGGTTCATCGCCTCGCTTACGGCGCTGAGGTGGAGCTCGTTCAGCTCAAGGGGAGGCTGGCTACCATCGCCGCCCATCATCAGGTCCACCATCACGCCGGCATCATAGGAGTGAATAACGAGAATGTTGGAACCCTGCAATCCCCGGTTATAGTTAACATCCACCATCACATAGGCTTTATCATATTCTTTCTTAATGATCCCTGTCGTGGTAAGAGACACGGAAGGCGTGGTAATCTCAATCTTTTTCCCCAGCAGCGAGGACAGGGTTGTCGCGGCTGCCCCCATGGAAATATTGGCAATCTCCCCCAGGGTGTCTACTTCCATAGGGTCCAGAATATTGCTTTCTTCGGGTGTTTCTCCGGTGCCGGCGTTTTTGGCGAAAGTGTCGTTTAAAAGCGCGTTGATTTCGTCCTGCGAGAGGATACTACCACTACTCAATTTCCTCGCTCCCTTCCTGATAAAGCTGGGTTATTTTCACGGCAAGCCTGTTCCCGATGAGTCCCGGTTGTCCCAAAAATTTTAGGCTAGATTTGATATAGACCTCGACATCCCTGTTTACAGGTTGTTCAAGGTTGATCACGTCTCCCACCTGAAGTTCCAGAAGCTCGCTGAGGGAAATGGTGTTCGTCCCAAGTATAACGGAAACAGGCACATCGGTTTTTTCTATGATCCTTTTGATATGCCTGGAATTGTCCTGATTTACGGAACGCACGCTCCCGCTGAACCAGAACTTGGTGTTCAGTTTATCGGAGAGCGGTTCAAGCATCAGGCAGGGCAGGCAGATGTTTACCAGCCCTTCAGTTTCCCCAATTTGCATGTTTATGGTAATAATCACGACCATCTCCAGGGGCGACAAAACCTGGGTAAACTGAGGGTTAATCTCGATGCTTTCCAGGTAAGCATTAACTTGCAGCAGGCTGCTCCAGGCGTCTGTGAACAGGTTGAGGATTCTTTCAGCCACTCTTTCCATCACGCTTTTTTCTATTTCCGTAAGCGGTCTGCCCTTGATAGAGCTCAAGCCCGGGCCCCCGAAAAGCCTGTCGATGATGCTGAAGCCGATCACGGGGTTGATCTCCAGAATACCTTTACCTTCCAGCGGCAGCATGCTGAAAATGTTAAGAATCGTAGGGTTGGGGATAGACCTGATGAACTCCTCGTACGTAATCTGATCAACAGAGGCCACTTTCGCCATGACGCGCGTGCGCAGGCTTCCCGACAGCATGGTTGTCAACAGCCGTCCGAAATTATCATACAACACTTCCAGGGTATACAACTGGTCTTTGGAAAACTTGCTGGGACGGCGAAAATCGTAAACGCGAATCTTTTTGCTGGTCTCTTCGTCCCTGATGGCTTCAACATCAACCTCGCCTGACTGCAAGGCGGACAACAACGCGTCAATTTCCGATTGGGAAAGTATCTCGCTCATCTGCCGCTTACCTCCCGGCCCCCTGGCTCAGCTGAATACAATATTCTTGAAATATATCTTGTTAACCTTCCCTTTATACAGGAATCCATTGATCGACTCGAGCAAAAGCTTCTTTAGTTCCTCTTTTCCCTCGACCGTGCCCAGTTTATCCAGCGTTTGTCCCGACAAAATCATGATAACCGTATCCTGCAAAAGCGGGAGTTTTTCTTCCAGTTCTTCTTTCGCCTTTTTATCGCTCAGCTCTATAGCGAATTTTGCCTTGATGTAGTGATTAATGGATTCCGACAGGTTCACAGTAAATTCTTCCGTTTCATAGATTGGTCCTACCTCTATCCTGGGCGTATCGGCCGATTTCGCCTTCACACTGTAAAGCAAGACGCCGGATACGCCCAGCAAGGCGATAAGTACGACCAGGACAGTTAAACCAAGTACTTTAATAATCCGATTCATTACTGTCTCTCCTTTTACTTTGGCTCATTGAGGCGCAGGCTTTCCCGGATGATCACGATATCCACCCGCCGGTTTTTTTCCCTGTTTGTTTCACTCGTATTGGGAACAAGCGGGTGAAACTCGCCGTATCCCACCGCGGAAAGCCTCTGCCCCGGCAGTCCCTCTTGAATAAGAAACCTCAGCACGTTTGTGGCTCGCGCGGTGGACAGTTCCCAGTTGGACGGAAACCTGGGCGTGTTGATGGGCAGGTCATCCGTATGGCCTTCGATCCGGATGGGGTTGTCGATTTCTTTCAAGATACTGGTTACTTCCTGCAAGACTTCTTTAGAACCTTCCAGCAGGTCGGCCCTGCTTTTTTTAAAAAGCACGGATTCCTGAAAGCGAAGCACCAGTCCTCTTTCCTCCGTGGCCACCGTTACGCTGGCGGACAGCCCTTTTTCTCCCAGGTATTGATTCAGCTTATCCTTTACCTGTTCCAACATAATCATTTCCTGCTGGTATCTTAAAAGATCCTGGACGCGGCCCGGGTCCAACTGGGCTTCCAGGTTTCGCGCGGCACTGCCGTCATTTCCGGGTATTTGATCCGCAGCCTGCTCCAGAATGCTCTTCCCGCCATCCAGCGGTCCCAGGGCACCCTGCAGTGAACTTACTACAGATTTCCATTTTATGGCATCCAGTGTGGAAAAGGAATACAGCAGGATAAAGAAGGTGAGGCACAGCGTTACCATATCGCTGTATGTCAGGAGCCAGGGCATCAGGTTTTTTTGCTCAACGCTTCTTCTATGCCTCAACACTGCCGTATACCTTCTTCCTTTCCGCATCCAGCATAGCAGCGACAGCCTCCTTTTCGCCAGGATTTAAGTAGGCCTTCATCTTTTCAGCCACCACGCGCGGGTTCTCGCCGGCCTGGATAGAAAGTATCCCTTCGATGATGATTTCCTTGGCAATTATTTCTTCACTGCTGCGAAGCTTGAGCTTCCCGGCGATGGGCAAAAAGATCAGGTTGGCCAGCAGCGAACCGTAAAAGGTCGTAATAAGGGCCAGGGCCATTCCAGGCCCAAGCGCGGCGGGGTTGTTAATTTTCTTGAGCATGAGAATCAATCCCATCAGGGTACCGAGCATTCCGAAAGCAGGCGCGCTCGCGCCCATGGCTTCAAAAATGCCGGCCCCCACCTTGTGCCGTTCCTCCAGCATCAAGATTTCCGTCCGCAGGATGTTCTTGATCAGTTCAGGGTCTGCGCCGTCCACAACAAGCCGCATCCCCCTTTTCAAAAACTCGTCGTCGCTTTCTTCAACCTCTTCTTCCAGGGACAGAAGGCCTTCTCTCCGAGCAATTTCAGCATACCTGACCAGTATCTTGATCACTTCGTCCGTCCGGTGCGAGTTGCCTTTGAAGACAACTTTAACCACCTTCATGACGCTGATGATATGGCTCAAAGGATAATTGATCAGCGTCGCGGCAATAATACCCCCCAGTACAATAAGCAGGGAAGTGAAACTCCAGAAAGTCAGGAGGCTCCCTTGCGTCAGTATTGCCGCCAGTATAAGTGAAATGCCGAGAAAAACGCCCAGTATTGTCGCCAGATCCATACCAGCATA from Peptococcaceae bacterium encodes:
- the fliY gene encoding flagellar motor switch phosphatase FliY, with the translated sequence MSSGSILSQDEINALLNDTFAKNAGTGETPEESNILDPMEVDTLGEIANISMGAAATTLSSLLGKKIEITTPSVSLTTTGIIKKEYDKAYVMVDVNYNRGLQGSNILVIHSYDAGVMVDLMMGGDGSQPPLELNELHLSAVSEAMNQMMGTSCTSLSQILNKRIDISPPTLDLYEMKNYHFAFDDTETIVKISFKVVIQGLIDSEMMQLMPVSFAKELYKELMAKNDFSDKAVNKGIENEFTGKTAKPAERRAEPMPYQQSQFMEVREFQTEKLQSPVTVSPPAFQQFSPEPAQVSGQPNLNLILDVGLQLSVELGRTQRKIKDILELTTGSIIELDKLAGEPADILVNGKLLAKGEVVVIDENFGVRVTEIISPAERVKNLR
- a CDS encoding MotA/TolQ/ExbB proton channel family protein produces the protein MDLATILGVFLGISLILAAILTQGSLLTFWSFTSLLIVLGGIIAATLINYPLSHIISVMKVVKVVFKGNSHRTDEVIKILVRYAEIARREGLLSLEEEVEESDDEFLKRGMRLVVDGADPELIKNILRTEILMLEERHKVGAGIFEAMGASAPAFGMLGTLMGLILMLKKINNPAALGPGMALALITTFYGSLLANLIFLPIAGKLKLRSSEEIIAKEIIIEGILSIQAGENPRVVAEKMKAYLNPGEKEAVAAMLDAERKKVYGSVEA
- the fliM gene encoding flagellar motor switch protein FliM → MSEILSQSEIDALLSALQSGEVDVEAIRDEETSKKIRVYDFRRPSKFSKDQLYTLEVLYDNFGRLLTTMLSGSLRTRVMAKVASVDQITYEEFIRSIPNPTILNIFSMLPLEGKGILEINPVIGFSIIDRLFGGPGLSSIKGRPLTEIEKSVMERVAERILNLFTDAWSSLLQVNAYLESIEINPQFTQVLSPLEMVVIITINMQIGETEGLVNICLPCLMLEPLSDKLNTKFWFSGSVRSVNQDNSRHIKRIIEKTDVPVSVILGTNTISLSELLELQVGDVINLEQPVNRDVEVYIKSSLKFLGQPGLIGNRLAVKITQLYQEGSEEIE
- a CDS encoding flagellar basal body-associated FliL family protein, producing the protein MNRIIKVLGLTVLVVLIALLGVSGVLLYSVKAKSADTPRIEVGPIYETEEFTVNLSESINHYIKAKFAIELSDKKAKEELEEKLPLLQDTVIMILSGQTLDKLGTVEGKEELKKLLLESINGFLYKGKVNKIYFKNIVFS
- a CDS encoding OmpA family protein → MLRHRRSVEQKNLMPWLLTYSDMVTLCLTFFILLYSFSTLDAIKWKSVVSSLQGALGPLDGGKSILEQAADQIPGNDGSAARNLEAQLDPGRVQDLLRYQQEMIMLEQVKDKLNQYLGEKGLSASVTVATEERGLVLRFQESVLFKKSRADLLEGSKEVLQEVTSILKEIDNPIRIEGHTDDLPINTPRFPSNWELSTARATNVLRFLIQEGLPGQRLSAVGYGEFHPLVPNTSETNREKNRRVDIVIIRESLRLNEPK